In Streptococcus gallolyticus subsp. gallolyticus DSM 16831, the sequence TGTGAAGGTTCTCTTTTTGTTTGATGTCATCTGACAAAACTGCGGTTGTATCTGTAATAACTGCTAATTTCATTAGTTTCTAAACTCCAATTTAATCCCTGGACGGTCTAGGGCAATTTCGGTTACTTCATACGTTAAGCGTTGCACAATGTCTAATAGCGGTGCGGCTAAATTTTCAACTTCTTCTTTGGTGAATTCACTTGGTTCGTTAACAATACGATTTTTAATGTGAACCATTTGTGACACAACGCCACTGATAACGAATTCTTTTTTAACGACCATAAATTGTAATACTGATACAATCGTTGTTTGGTTGTTTTCTGTATCTTTTTTTACTAATTGAAAAGTTACTTCAAAATTAGTCTTTGGTGTACCATTTTTCTTTTCCCATTCGAGATTTCTTGCATCATAATGGTACTGGTTTACAAATTCTTTTTCGCGTACTAATTCCATACTGGTCTCCTCTTTTGTATATCACCATTCATTATAGCATAAATAGCCTATATTTTGCACATTTTTCTTTGAAGTTTGAAATAATACTGAACATTCTTTTTTAATGTTTTTTCTCTTTTACATTCAATTTAATGTTTTTTAGATTTATGATTTTTAGAATGTCTTTTCTGATGTTCAGCATGGCGTTCAGCCACTTCTTGACGATGAATTTGCTGACGTTGTTTAATGTTTTCGTGTCTTTCCTGTAAGTTTTCTACCGCAGCACGATGTTCAACAATTTCTTTAAAAGTTTGTCCTTCATGGAAGGCTGCTTCCATT encodes:
- a CDS encoding DUF1149 family protein; its protein translation is MELVREKEFVNQYHYDARNLEWEKKNGTPKTNFEVTFQLVKKDTENNQTTIVSVLQFMVVKKEFVISGVVSQMVHIKNRIVNEPSEFTKEEVENLAAPLLDIVQRLTYEVTEIALDRPGIKLEFRN